Genomic window (Vanessa tameamea isolate UH-Manoa-2023 chromosome 3, ilVanTame1 primary haplotype, whole genome shotgun sequence):
GTTATTAAGGACATAAGTCCTAATTGATAACGGCATCTGCAGCAGTCTCAAGAGTAGACACCTTTCAGtttaaaaatgtcattattgTTATTGCCGATggttttttaaagttacaatcATGAAAACTACATGATGAAATTGCTCCCTAAACCACCAATGAATTGTCAAGtcactcgaaatagacaacatttgaacttatattatttaacaatatttcttttcttacaaataaaaattttgaatgtGTGTTGTGAAatgaagaaattacatttatcataataatatattttttattaataataaatagattattcttatgttattgtaattaaatatttcttagttaatgcaattaaaaaatattttaaattatgccgAAGAAGTAAAACTTTTCACGCGCATACGTAAGTTCATGCCTCTACACCTTTTTTTCATACATCCAATATGCTAAAAAATGTAGACAAACACACTCGGATATTATTCTAAAGTTTCGTTCGTTGAAATTATGCAGGACAGCAGAGCAATTATCCACGACTAACATTGTTACACAATCGCTCAATTTAACACGAACTTTTGCGTTTCCAGTTCGTCTGCGCTTTTATGTGTTACAGAAAttgaattatactttattaaaaagtaatttaaagttgcaattttattttttatatgagttaGCTCCGCAATTTATACagcataaatatattcatgCACTAAACGCGAACAGAAGCAGTGTCtttctttcattttaaaatatttaaactttactaAGGGCAGCCTCATTCCAGTGacctttgaatattttttatgttacacttatgtatatcaattactttttttttaaattcagtatataatatataagaaagtGAGTACATAACCATGcatttatacataaaagaaCGATACAAAGAACGGGCGCTTTTACTAATATTCACTGTTTCAAGGCATCGATATTataagtgtatatttatttgtaatgacaAAGTAGTAtactactagttgtcgcccgcaacTTCATTCCAATTTTAAGAGTTAGTTGTCAAGAGCTcggtaataaatgaaaaacagcatatctccttccttggagttccaGCTTCCATGAAAactccttccttggggttccaGCTTCCTCCATTGCAATTTTCATAAAACTGATACGGTGGTTTGACCGTGATAGTGCAATAGAGAGACGGCACCATATACCGCTAatataacaggataaaattttTACAGGATATTCTTCTCAAGCCTACGTGGGCACTCAAAAAGgggtttttgtaaatttatcacCTAAGaaagtgaaatttaaattgaaaagtttGCAAggaagttagaaatatgaatatcGATGTTTAGACCTTTGTTCATGAGAAAAAGACAGCTGTTACAACGATTTCATAAATTCTTTAACCCAGAGGGTGAAATTGGCGATGAAACTTTGTATAAaggttcaataaatatatttctattgcaAAAATTATGACACAAATTTTTAAACCAGTGTTCTCGTTGTTAAAATTTaggttttctcttttaaataccGCTTCGTTTAAGTTGTTTCGATGTTTTCGATACTCGGGGCTCTAGGACTTAGTTACTCAACTGGTCTAGTGATAAAGAACcgcatttgtaaaataatatgtttctataaatacataaagattaaatttaaaattatttttaataagaccgTTGTTTTGTTCAAGTTAGATATCCCTGTCTATCAGAGATCGGACTATGTTCAATACATTTCGTCTTCCTTCTCACGTTTTGTTCGTCAAAGAGTTCATAGATTAATATCAATTTGTGAGAAACATGACTTTATCAGCTAGCCGATTTCTTTTCGCTCGTTCGCTCTGATACGAGACTCTCGAGATCGCTAGACCTCGTTATATGGATTTATTAGGTCCTTAAAAGGGCTCACACTTTTAGTGAAAACTACCCACTTATCTTCGAAATCATGAGTGCCTTAAATTGACTagttgacatttttatttatattatatattagggTTTAAGTGAGCTTTAtgttaagttattataagtttagctatattttataatgtcatataaactctatgttttattaaataaaaaaaacacattgtaTGTGATTTCCTGGCCGATATTAAATTAGGCCAGAGACTAGAGAAATATCTAGGTGATATAtttcacaagtgtgtgcacaaacataGGTGCTCTTGTAATACCTGAGTCCgttttacttggcggtagagcTGTGTGCAAGCCTGTTTGGTTATGTAATAAgtactcataagatattctaccattTTTAAAACTCCAATAACTTTATCGACCCAATCTGTGACTCAATCTTCAAACCTTAAAATTGCAGCCTAATAATCCAGCCACTACCAATGAGGTagtcaaatattaaatgtagTCTATCTATCTCCCGCGACAGTTCAATTCAACAGGTGAATAAATTTCGGcgctaaataaaaattgaatacacTGAAATGTTGAAGTATTAACACATTATTTGCTGGGAGacgattttttattgatttacgtGTATATGTAGATCGAGGAATGATCGAACAATGAGTAAAAtgcttttacttggtggtagggctttttgtaAGCCCTTCTGAAAATTTGGTCTCAGTGTATTGATGGAAAAGGAAAATTCAAACGAATACGAGTAGCAGAGTATCTTGAAGTTGAAAAGTATATGTGTACATGGATAAAGCAGGTGCGGATAATAACATTCCAATAAGCGGACCAATGATTAAAGAGAAAGCGCAAGAATTTTCAAATAAGCTGCATATTGATAATTTTTCTGGCAGTAATGGGTGGTTGGAGGGATTTAAGAAAAGAAATGATATCGCATTCAAAAATGTTTGTGGCGAGAGCAATTCAGTGGACAATAACGAATGTAGTGAGTGGATTAAAAACcttccaattttattacacgATTATTCCTCCGATGACGTATTCAACGCCGATGAAGCGGGCTTATTCTACAAATGTCTACCGGATAAAACATTTACGTTCAAAGGTCAGCCTTGCCATGGTGGTAAATTGAGTAAAGATCGGGTCACTGTACTTGTAAGTGCGAATATGTCTGGAACTGAGAAACTGCCACTTCTTTTAATTGGAAAATCTAAGAACCCAAGATGCTTCAAGGGTATTAAAACGTTGCCTGTtaattatcaaaacaataaaaaggcCTGGATGACTTCGGAATTATTTGCGGATTGGTTAAAAAGAGTGAACGCCGATATGAGGGTCCAAAAACGAAAAATCATTATGTTTGTCGACAACTGCACAGCTCACAACAATATGCCCAAAttagaatatgttatattattgtacttaCCCGCCAATACCACAAGTAAATTGCAGCCCATGGATCAGGGTATTATCAACAACTTTAAGGTTTACTACAGGAAGGAAGTGGTTCAATATGTTCTTAAATTTATAGAAGAGGATAAAAGTCCAAAAATCAACGTCCTCCAGACCATGAGATTTGCAAGAAAAGACTGGTTTTCTGTTAGCAAAACCTCAATTAGTAATTGCTTCAAAAAAGCTGGATTCAAAGTTCCGAATGTATCTGAACCTGAGAGCCTACAAGAGGAGCTAGAGATATGTGAAACGTTTCCAGAATGAGATAGAATTACTGCATGTAGGAATTACTTAAATGAACAGCAGGCGACTTTTCAGGATTTCGTTTCTATGGATGATAATGTACTAATTTCAGAGGAGCTCAATGATGATGACATAGTTGCTATGTATTCTTCTTTGGACAcagaagaaaaagaagaagaagattGTGAAGAGACTCCAGTAAAAATACCAAAGCGTGAGGCAATGGAAGCTTTAGAAACTTTACACAAGTATttagaaatgtaaaatattgataattctaatatttttgatcaaatttattttatcgagaAACAGGTTTCAGCAACTAGCAATCAAGTGTAAACAAACATAACCGATTATTTTAAGTCATAAACTTTaccgtattgttttttttttcgatgcaatacattatgtatatactttcatacccaaattaaattcataacacCAAAAACAcgcatttttattaacatttccaCCTCTAAAAATGGAATAACGGCACATTTCGACCTCTGTAAGCGGGGTCCTCTGTAAGTGAgacaactatatttttaaacctgCTTAATTGGAAAACTGGATTATTGGAAACCCTCAATAATTGGTACATATCGTCTTGGTCCCTTGAGATCCCAATTAACAACGTTTCACTGTAGTGCAATGgaattattattgatacatttatcatttgttttttattttaaaaaaattatgacattttTGTGTGGGCctagtcgtcttcttggaagacgtggctcgaagtccagcgaagatctggtgatgttcagtaataatacaaaatataaaacgccaaaatgcaTTAAACTAgaatgtaaaaaaggcacgggcaactgtgagcccgtggatgttttaaaattaaataaaaaaacgttgtCATTATACCACTTTTTGTTCtgcttttttctaaaataaataaaaatgaaataatagagCTTTATGAGTTAGTATAAAGCTTGtgcatttatttttgaaatcgatttaatatttttttcataatacagAAACAAATCATGGCTTAAAAATTCAACCATTTTTGCTAtcgaaattcaattttatttaattccaaattCCATACCCACACTCGAAAATAAATCTATCTCTACCGGGATTTGTGGTATGTCAAAGCGAATGAAATGCTTGGGTTTATCCAAGGCATGTTCACACACTTTGATGTAAGCCCATTCCTAACATCTGCTACATTTTCCTTCAACTTATAAATCTGATGCAAATTTTCTTCTTGTTAGATGCGCAGGGTCGACCATAATAAAAACCACAATCGtaaaaacttttccaataaaatgatattgttCCATCACAAATTACCTTAGCATAAAGTAAAATGAAACGAAGcgtacgaataaaaaaattgtgtggaTTTATAGtagagtaaattttattaacgataaatatttcaaaaattgtttattgatgattgatattgatttatttgatgAAGATTATTTGATAAGCCCATTTCGTGTCACTGGTGCTCAAAACTTGGCACCCTAAAGAAGGTGAAGAGATACTTCACACCTGAACAGATTTACTATTTactgcattggcaatgtaagatatggttaatatttctttaggCCTAATGGGTGTAAAATGTCTATAAGAGTTAAGTAATACTTCATTCATAAACGTCAAGTCGGTTTATGAATGAATTGCAATTACTTGTGACACGGCTCACATATACATGGTGAATCATTGCACTAGCGAACTGAACAGCGATGCGTCACTGATTCTAACCAAATTCTACTGACGTAATAACGATACTGAAACATCGACGCAAACT
Coding sequences:
- the LOC135193907 gene encoding tigger transposable element-derived protein 6-like, whose product is MSGTEKLPLLLIGKSKNPRCFKGIKTLPVNYQNNKKAWMTSELFADWLKRVNADMRVQKRKIIMFVDNCTAHNNMPKLEYVILLYLPANTTSKLQPMDQGIINNFKVYYRKEVVQYVLKFIEEDKSPKINVLQTMRFARKDWFSVSKTSISNCFKKAGFKVPNVSEPESLQEELEICETFPE